A portion of the Cryptomeria japonica chromosome 5, Sugi_1.0, whole genome shotgun sequence genome contains these proteins:
- the LOC131037853 gene encoding probable LRR receptor-like serine/threonine-protein kinase At3g47570, producing the protein MPALLFFLSILSIFLISALPHSPSNLAEQQELLLSFKAAVSINGNSLADWTPLHPFCNWSGVICHSSSHSVRAINLTQMSLYGTISPALGNLSSLRSLDLSNNYLTGIIPPQLGQLPNLRILWLHHNKLQGTISPALCARRSLYDLELSYNQLHGCIPSELSLLTSLNILYLGGNNLTGNIPPSFKNLSTLVQLDLSDNKLSGSIPPELGMLTNLEQLYLYNNNLSGTIPGSLTNLRKLNRLSLNRNRLSGHIPWEIGTRLSNLEHLSLWGNQLSGSIPNSLGNCSRLKLLALERNQLGGTVPMELGKLNLLTILYLHTNQLVSGSTNKLAFLTALTNCSRLQLIEMSYNHLTGILPPSIGQLSSNLNYLGLQGNLISGSIPQHIVNLTNLAFLDLSNNLFSGNIPSGIKRFRELEELYLNRNRLEGSIPSEIGQMQHLGLLNVSDNQLSGKIPHSLCNSQQLRRLFLHHNKLSGKIPVSLEGCQKLELLDLSHNKLVGRIPGEVIASLKNLQFYLNLSWNSLQGSLPQEMSKIVMAQAIDISGNKLTGIIPISIGDCTALEHLNLSHNAFEGSVPRSLSKLKYLQEIDLSYHNLSGQISEAGLFPNRTVVTLFMGNPALCDPKNYSLSPCQNQHQGKNFLLIKIVLPVAGTIAFVLSFFIIVMLWRHKFSRKLVSPSSFMFQKLGYQKFSYQDLVIATSGFDESNLLGVGNFGSVYKGILKDGKIVAIKVLNLQNEEADKTFNLEYKLLRRIRHRNLVKIISAFFYPGFKGLVLQFASNGSLEKHLHSGRDGEGICTMGLSVYLSIALDVAHAMEYLHHDCPLQIVHCDLKPSNVLLDANMTALVTDFGISRLTTTNSVDSLSTTTFALKGSIGYIAPEYGLGANISTKGDVYSYGMLILEMITRKRPSDDMFVGNLNLQKWVRLSFPDRLADIVDSELLKDVNENMEDSRCLLYFIHVALLCTAESPRERPSIRDVAKALESLKTSLMGGAAASNLTATISELLDNTNPQEQLLPATILETLDNTNPTGTLSSDSQSSTV; encoded by the exons ATGCCTGCTCTTCtgttttttctttcaattctttccaTATTCTTAATCTCCGCTCTTCCTCATTCTCCCAGCAATCTCGCTGAACAGCAAGAATTGCTATTGAGCTTTAAAGCTGCCGTTTCCATAAACGGCAATTCTCTGGCCGACTGGACTCCCCTTCACCCCTTCTGCAACTGGTCTGGTGTTATTTGTCACTCCTCTTCCCACTCTGTCCGTGCCATCAATTTAACCCAAATGAGTTTATACGGCACCATTTCTCCGGCGCTGGGCAATCTCTCCTCTCTTCGATCCCTCGATCTCTCCAACAATTACCTCACTGGTATCATTCCACCTCAACTGGGCCAACTCCCAAATCTGCGGATACTCTGGCTTCACCACAATAAATTACAAGGAACAATTTCGCCCGCTCTCTGCGCTCGCCGCAGTTTGTATGACCTGGAACTCTCCTACAACCAACTGCATGGCTGCATTCCGTCCGAGCTGAGCCTTCTCACAAGTTTGAACATCCTCTACTTGGGTGGTAACAATCTCACGGGTAACATTCCGCCCTCTTTCAAAAATCTCTCCACCTTAGTTCAATTGGATTTGAGCGACAATAAGTTATCGGGCTCCATTCCTCCCGAATTAGGAATGCTCACTAACCTGGAGCAACTTTACCTTTATAACAATAACTTATCAGGCACCATTCCCGGCTCTTTAACAAATCTACGAAAACTGAATAGATTAAGTTTAAACAGAAACCGGCTAAGTGGACACATTCCATGGGAAATTGGAACCAGGCTCTCCAATTTGGAACACCTTAGCTTATGGGGAAATCAGCTGAGTGGAAGCATACCAAACTCCTTGGGAAATTGTTCCCGTCTCAAACTACTTGCTTTAGAGAGGAACCAACTCGGAGGAACGGTTCCAATGGAGCTGGGAAAGTTaaaccttcttacaattctttacCTACACACCAATCAACTTGTTAGTGGCAGCACTAACAAATTGGCCTTTCTCACTGCTCTCACAAATTGCTCCCGCTTGCAACTAATAGAAATGTCATATAATCATTTAACAGGTATATTGCCCCCATCCATAGGTCAACTGTCTTCCAATCTCAATTACTTGGGTTTACAAGGCAACCTAATAAGCGGTAGCATACCACAACATATTGTCAATCTGACAAACTTAGCTTTCTTAGATCTAAGCAATAATCTTTTTAGTGGCAATATTCCATCCGGAATTAAAAGATTCCGTGAGTTGGAAGAATTGTATTTGAATAGGAACAGATTAGAAGGAAGCATTCCAAGTGAGATAGGTCAAATGCAACATCTGGGGCTCTTAAATGTCAGTGACAACCAGTTATCTGGAAAAATTCCACATTCTCTTTGTAACTCCCAGCAGCTAAGACGTCTTTTTCTTCATCACAACAAGTTATCAGGGAAGATCCCTGTTAGTTTGGAGGGATGTCAGAAGTTGGAGCTTCTTGACTTGTCTCACAATAAACTAGTGGGAAGAATACCCGGTGAAGTCATTGCCAGCCTTAAGAACCTGCAATTCTACCTCAATCTTTCATGGAATTCTCTGCAAGGGTCGTTGCCACAGGAGATGAGTAAAATTGTCATGGCTCAAGCCATAGATATATCTGGAAACAAATTGACGGGGATCATTCCAATTTCTATAGGAGACTGTACAGCATTAGAGCATCTAAATTTGTCCCACAACGCCTTTGAAGGTTCGGTACCACGATCACTTTCCAAATTAAAATATCTCCAGGAGATAGATCTTTCTTACCATAATTTGTCGGGGCAGATTTCAGAAGCGGGGTTGTTTCCAAATAGAACTGTTGTAACATTGTTTATGGGGAACCCTGCCCTATGTGACCCAAAAAATTATTCCTTGTCTCCATGCCAAAATCAGCACCAGGGAAAAAATTTCCTACTGATAAAAATAGTCTTACCAGTTGCTGGAACCATTGCATTTGTATTAAGCTTCTTCATTATTGTAATGCTATGGAGGCATAAATTTTCAAGGAAATTAGTCAGTCCCTCAAGCTTTATGTTTCAAAAGCTCGGCTATCAAAAATTTTCTTATCAGGatcttgtcattgcaacttctggATTTGATGAGTCAAACTTGCTTGGTGTGGGTAACTTTGGATCTGTCTACAAAGGCATTTTGAAGGATGGTAAGATTGTTGCCATCAAAGTTCTTAATTTGCAAAATGAAGAAGCTGATAAGACCTTTAACCTAGAATACAAATTGCTACGGAGGATTAGGCATCGTAACCTCGTCAAAATCATAAGTGCATTTTTCTACCCTGGTTTCAAAGGTTTGGTTCTTCAATTTGCATCTAATGGGAGCTTGGAGAAACATTTGCACTCTGGCAGAGATGGTGAGGGCATTTGTACAATGGGATTGAGTGTGTATTTGAGCATTGCTCTAGATGTAGCTCATGCAATGGAATATTTACATCATGATTGTCCTCTACAAATTGTGCATTGTGATTTAAAACCCAGCAACGTTCTCCTGGATGCCAACATGACAGCCCTTGTCACTGATTTTGGTATATCCCGGTTAACTACTACAAATTCCGTAGATTCACTGAGTACAACAACATTTGCACTCAAAGGATCCATTGGCTATATTGCTCCAG AGTATGGATTGGGTGCGAATATTTCTACAAAGGGAGATGTTTATAGTTACGGAATGCTGATATTAGAGATGATTACTAGGAAGAGGCCAAGTGATGACATGTTTGTGGGAAACCTGAACTTGCAAAAGTGGGTGAGGTTGTCTTTTCCAGACAGATTGGCAGATATTGTTGATAGTGAGCTGTTGAAAGATGTGAATGAAAATATGGAAGACAGTAGATGTCTTCTTTATTTTATTCATGTTGCTTTGCTTTGTACTGCTGAATCACCAAGAGAACGACCTTCCATAAGAGATGTAGCCAAAGCCTTGGAGAGCCTGAAGACATCTTTAATGGGAGGTGCAGCTGCTTCCAATTTAACAGCTACCATATCAGAACTTCTGGACAATACCAACCCACAGGAACAGCTGCTTCCAGCTACCATTTTAGAAACCCTGGACAATACCAACCCCACAGGAACATTGTCATCTGACAGTCAAAGCTCTACAGTTTAG
- the LOC131037855 gene encoding uncharacterized protein LOC131037855 gives MASAPRWMPHMCSSCHETCVGPTTAAGSTSVPDEHDAADDSMMTSYMDFLCSDVHLDQIRTTPNIRVNIASTGRQLGTPYGDSGHEGPSTSHQEEGLTIVTPSMVDTTIRIGYPHNFDQSQFERTSTSFEELASTAFGVDTAQDTARGDTATGSDEHMHETGGSGPRPEDKRDTAIGSDEHMHETGGSGPRPGDKRDTATGSDEHMHETGGSGPRPGDKRPRDVIDDST, from the exons atggcatctgctcctcgatggatgccacatatgtgttcgagttgtcatgagacgtgtgtaggtcctactactgctgcaggatctacttcagttccagatgagcatgatgcagcagatgatagtatgatgacatcttatatggattttctttgctcggatgttcatcttgaccag ataaggactacgcctaatattagagttaatattgcatctactggaagacaactcggcacaccttatggg gattcaggtcatgagggaccctctacatcacatcaagaagagggtctgactattgtgacaccatctatg gtggacactaccattaggataggttatcctcataattttgatcagagccaatttgaacgcacatcgacatcctttgag gagttagctagcactgcatttggtgttgatactgcacaagatactgctagaggagatactgctacaggatctgatgagcatatg catgagacaggtggatctggaccacgtcccgaggacaagagagatactgctataggatctgatgagcatatg catgagacaggtggatctggaccacgtcctggggacaagagagatactgctacaggatctgatgagcatatg catgagacaggtggatctggaccacgtcctggggacaagagaccacgagatgttattgatgatagcacttag